In one window of Poriferisphaera corsica DNA:
- a CDS encoding glycosyltransferase: protein MRLLILTGRIEGCGIGMYAKHLAAHLSRVGVDVVLGCVGDGKGGWVSDEDGVRVVRIDVRRGVGMWDVLDRWKPEVVHIQYPSSESLALYLFYKALKRFYRRVPIVTTLHERPNSWRVWPIVWGAKVVISPRWAKLMWGWKIATMKRMVHIANASMLPSAKVGRGGREKLREKWGVGKKKLVLSFGFLTPANETELLFQICDVRKHRLVVSGRAFEQTEAYHAALRDRCGEYGWDAAEVFCGYLDGQRLSDLMEVSDAIVLPYRDGGDDWNTSLLAAMEHETFKLTTSKKRRGYESETNTYYARIGDLDEMKKALERYIGVRGGDVRQGRQWEDVASEHMEVYGRYMNVIEWCEAVERS, encoded by the coding sequence ACGCCAAGCATTTAGCTGCGCATTTGAGTCGTGTCGGTGTGGATGTGGTGTTGGGATGCGTAGGGGATGGCAAGGGAGGTTGGGTGAGTGATGAAGATGGTGTGCGTGTTGTGCGGATAGATGTGCGGCGAGGAGTAGGGATGTGGGATGTGTTGGATAGGTGGAAGCCAGAGGTTGTTCATATACAGTATCCATCGAGTGAATCGTTGGCGTTGTATCTGTTTTATAAGGCGCTTAAACGGTTTTATCGGCGTGTGCCGATTGTGACGACGTTACATGAACGGCCTAATAGTTGGCGTGTTTGGCCGATTGTATGGGGGGCGAAGGTGGTGATTAGTCCGAGATGGGCGAAGCTGATGTGGGGATGGAAAATCGCCACAATGAAGCGGATGGTACATATTGCGAATGCCAGTATGTTGCCGAGTGCGAAGGTTGGGCGGGGTGGACGTGAGAAGCTGAGAGAGAAATGGGGTGTAGGAAAGAAGAAATTGGTGTTGTCGTTTGGCTTTTTGACGCCTGCGAATGAAACTGAACTATTGTTCCAGATTTGTGATGTGCGAAAACATCGGCTGGTCGTGTCGGGACGGGCGTTTGAGCAGACAGAAGCTTACCACGCGGCGTTGCGAGATCGGTGCGGTGAATATGGTTGGGATGCTGCTGAGGTGTTTTGTGGTTATCTGGATGGTCAACGGCTATCGGATTTGATGGAGGTGAGTGATGCGATTGTGTTGCCATATCGGGATGGTGGAGATGATTGGAATACGTCTTTGCTGGCGGCGATGGAGCATGAAACGTTTAAGCTGACGACATCGAAGAAAAGGCGGGGGTATGAATCAGAGACGAATACGTATTATGCGCGGATAGGTGATTTGGATGAGATGAAGAAAGCGCTGGAGAGGTATATTGGGGTGCGAGGTGGGGATGTGAGGCAAGGCCGGCAATGGGAGGATGTGGCGTCGGAGCATATGGAGGTATATGGGCGGTATATGAATGTTATTGAATGGTGTGAGGCTGTGGAGAGATCGTGA
- a CDS encoding SEC-C metal-binding domain-containing protein — protein sequence MSKRKRGFPSETNVKRGIRIVHANKILEEKLGRNDPCPCGSNKRFQKVLPQIR from the coding sequence ATGAGTAAACGCAAACGTGGTTTCCCATCCGAAACCAACGTCAAACGCGGCATACGCATCGTTCACGCTAACAAAATCCTCGAAGAAAAACTTGGTCGAAACGACCCCTGCCCCTGCGGCTCAAACAAACGCTTTCAAAAAGTGCTGCCTCAAATCAGGTAG
- a CDS encoding glycoside hydrolase family protein has product MSRFTKLFVTGCAGLLSLSLCSGLLAVDEGVEKQKPMTSEFIGVNDHAIRFKPKLNAPLIKDFMGINGHTFQMNASIYSPLVKNARDFHGINWDLADDSSRKTTFPIAANGTDWNIIYGSWLGSGMTVDVSLMIHRFTEKDWKNVEVDAPAYAKAFAEFFGPTKGNGLVSSIEIGNETKTYNDEFYLKVFKLMAKAIRDADPAIRILPASVQYRESSKYHRNVEVLRNDIDLFDVLNVHTYPFLKKWPSYEMTYPEHQEIEYLKSVKGIIEWRDKYAKDKEIWITEFGWDSSTQKPNPNGNWKDWVCVTDRQQAQYIARSYLIFAGMKVDRAYLFWFDDNDVPQLFGSSGVTRMGKPKESYWSMEQIQRLLGEYRFDRKIKETENVYAYAYVNGSDANEEIWAIWSPTGEDRVAEVVLNGFEGQVEWVKPMAVGRTGDWHGDVVYDDHISDKPNGGCKVVNRSQLKVTISESPIYVKINK; this is encoded by the coding sequence ATGAGCAGGTTCACAAAATTGTTTGTAACAGGTTGTGCGGGGCTTTTGTCGTTATCACTGTGCAGCGGATTGCTAGCTGTTGACGAGGGAGTGGAAAAGCAGAAGCCGATGACGAGTGAGTTTATTGGGGTGAATGATCATGCGATCCGATTCAAGCCCAAGCTTAATGCGCCGTTGATCAAAGATTTTATGGGGATCAATGGCCATACGTTTCAAATGAATGCGTCGATCTATAGTCCACTAGTCAAGAATGCTCGAGATTTTCATGGGATTAATTGGGATCTGGCGGATGACTCAAGTAGAAAAACAACATTTCCTATCGCAGCAAACGGGACTGATTGGAATATTATTTATGGTAGTTGGCTCGGTTCCGGCATGACGGTTGATGTGTCATTAATGATTCATCGTTTTACGGAAAAAGATTGGAAGAATGTCGAAGTTGATGCACCTGCGTACGCAAAGGCTTTTGCTGAATTTTTTGGGCCAACTAAAGGCAATGGGCTTGTGTCTTCGATCGAGATTGGTAACGAAACGAAAACATACAACGACGAGTTTTACTTGAAGGTTTTCAAGTTGATGGCTAAGGCAATTCGTGATGCGGATCCAGCGATTCGGATTTTACCTGCTTCAGTACAGTATCGTGAAAGCTCTAAATACCATCGTAATGTTGAGGTATTGCGCAATGATATTGATTTGTTTGATGTATTAAATGTTCACACTTATCCCTTCTTAAAGAAGTGGCCCAGCTATGAAATGACTTATCCTGAGCATCAAGAAATTGAATACCTCAAATCGGTTAAAGGTATTATTGAGTGGCGTGACAAGTATGCGAAGGATAAAGAGATTTGGATTACTGAATTTGGTTGGGATTCATCTACTCAAAAGCCGAATCCAAATGGTAATTGGAAAGATTGGGTTTGTGTAACTGATCGTCAGCAAGCTCAGTACATTGCTCGTTCGTACCTTATTTTTGCGGGTATGAAGGTTGATCGTGCGTATCTGTTTTGGTTTGATGATAATGATGTGCCCCAGTTGTTTGGTTCATCGGGTGTGACGCGCATGGGTAAGCCGAAAGAATCATACTGGAGTATGGAGCAAATCCAGCGTTTATTGGGTGAATATCGGTTTGATCGTAAGATCAAAGAGACAGAAAATGTATACGCATACGCTTATGTTAATGGGTCGGATGCGAATGAAGAGATATGGGCGATTTGGTCACCTACTGGTGAGGATCGTGTTGCTGAGGTTGTATTAAACGGCTTTGAGGGACAGGTCGAATGGGTTAAGCCAATGGCTGTGGGGCGTACAGGTGATTGGCACGGCGATGTTGTTTACGATGATCATATTAGTGATAAGCCAAATGGTGGATGCAAAGTCGTTAATCGTAGCCAACTAAAAGTGACCATTAGTGAATCGCCGATCTATGTGAAAATTAATAAATAA